A stretch of Triticum aestivum cultivar Chinese Spring chromosome 1D, IWGSC CS RefSeq v2.1, whole genome shotgun sequence DNA encodes these proteins:
- the LOC123183036 gene encoding ribosomal L1 domain-containing protein 1, whose product MSPPTQPQLKDKAAHEVPRATAASAVASLTKWMRERAAEAPPNLLADERDDLVVLQLSLRRVPPKPTTKPHLLPLPHPVVAHSAASVCVISDDRAGSGSPAAAAILDAARSLKLPVSEVVPFSALRTDYRPYESRRRFAASYDLFLADRALLPMLPRLLGKSFYSTKKAPIAVDFTRAGWPEQVRKVLSSTFLYLRTGTCSGIKVGRLDMEEEEIVDNVMAAVEAAVEKVPKKWENVRALHLKAVDSVALPIYQVVPELGMKIEVPVARLEAGVGAGEVIDAAEVGTGSKRKDKKMKALKDANGGAEGLKYKRKRNKKDQTEDAVMEEAPEVTEKRRKKEAAPSVEELSAGEDLKTPKKGKDKKRALDKEVDDASPAEKKGKKSQRETKEASNKKSKGKQAPEEVEDVGSKKNKGKKKKSMKGDSDDGEILFDGESTPAALIADKEEKKSRGKKSSGDKMKRSRARV is encoded by the coding sequence TCGCCGACGAGCGCGACGACCTCGTCGTGCTCCAGCTCTCGCTCCGCCGCGTCCCGCCCAAGCCCACCACCAAGCCGCACCTCCTCCCGCTCCCGCACCCCGTCGTCGCCCACTCGGCCGCCTCCGTCTGCGTCATCTCCGACGACCGCGCCGGCTCcggctcccccgccgccgccgccatcctcgaCGCCGCCAGGTCCCTCAAGCTGCCCGTCTCGGAGGTCGTCCCCTTCTCCGCCCTGCGCACCGACTACCGCCCCTACGAGTCGCGCCGCCGCTTCGCCGCCTCCTACGACCTCTTCCTCGCCGACCGCGCCCTGCTCCCCATGCTGCCCCGCCTCCTCGGCAAATCCTTCTACTCCACCAAGAAGGCCCCCATCGCCGTCGACTTCACCCGGGCTGGCTGGCCGGAGCAGGTCCGCAAGGTCCTCAGCTCCACTTTCCTGTACCTGCGGACCGGGACCTGCTCGGGGATCAAGGTGGGCaggctggacatggaggaggaggagatcgtTGACAATGTGATGGCGGCAGTGGAGGCTGCCGTGGAGAAGGTGCCCAAGAAGTGGGAAAACGTGAGGGCTCTGCATTTGAAGGCTGTGGATTCGGTTGCACTGCCAATTTACCAGGTTGTGCCGGAGTTGGGCATGAAGATTGAGGTTCCGGTTGCGCGATTGGAAGCAGGAGTTGGTGCCGGAGAGGTCATCGATGCTGCAGAAGTTGGGACTGGCAGCAAGCgcaaggacaagaagatgaaggcgCTGAAAGATGCCAATGGTGGAGCTGAAGGTTTGAAGTACAAGAGGAAAAGGAACAAGAAGGATCAGACTGAAGATGCTGTGATGGAAGAAGCCCCAGAGGTGActgagaagaggaggaagaaggaggctgcTCCTTCGGTAGAGGAGCTTTCTGCTGGTGAGGACCTGAAGACCCCAAAGAAGGGCAAGGATAAGAAGCGTGCTTTGGACAAGGAGGTGGATGATGCCAGCCCTGCAGAAAAGAAGGGTAAGAAGAGTCAGCGTGAAACCAAGGAAGCCAGCAACAAGAAAAGTAAGGGCAAGCAAGCACCCGAGGAGGTGGAGGATGTTGGCAGCAAGAAGaataaggggaagaagaagaagagcatgaAGGGTGATTCTGATGATGGTGAAATCCTTTTTGATGGGGAAAGCACTCCTGCTGCCCTTATAGCTGACAAGGAAGAGAAGAAGAGCAGGGGAAAGAAATCAAGTGGTGATAAGATGAAGAGATCCAGGGCAAGGGTATAA
- the LOC123183037 gene encoding uncharacterized protein isoform X1, whose amino-acid sequence MKCVLDFHIPVLNEMPRHRDRDPNSAIPFSSEALGLFRCSRKGVTLLLKRQSFFSPREERIPCSLKSEHFLMHQLGQNVSYLQVMILLQLAAWVYSELAAAVPLVSLEDTDDRNAAMGSVNYHLDLADPLTSRSPVVSFCLRRWIAYSAPFVCRVCWLVQEMHELSIRKNFNSSSKNSRLGFQITTL is encoded by the exons ATGAAATGTGTGCTGGACTTTCATATCCCTGTGCTCAATGAAATGCCTCGCCATAGAGACAGAGATCCTAACTCTGCCATTCCCTTCTCTTCAGAAGCTCTTGGTCTATTTCGGTGCAGCAGGAAAGGGGTGACTCTGCTGCTGAAACGGCAGAGCTTTTTTTCTCCCAGAGAAGAACGGATTCCATGTTCTCTGAAGTCTGAACACTTCTTGATGCATCAATTGGGTCAAAATG TTTCCTACTTGCAGGTGATGATCTTGCTGCAACTTGCTGCCTGGGTTTACAG TGAGCTAGCTGCTGCAGTCCCGCTCGTTTCTTTAGAGGACACAGATGACAGAAATGCCGCCATGGGATCAG TGAATTACCATTTGGATCTCGCTGACCCCCTAACCTCTCGGTCGCCTGTGGTTTCGTTCTGTCTGCGGCGATGGATTGCTTACTCTGCTCCGTTTGTGTGTCGAG TTTGTTGGTTAGTACAGGAAATGCATGAGTTGTCAATCAGAAAGAACTTCAATTCTTCAAGCAAGAACTCCAGACTTGGCTTTCAAATAACTACATTGTGA
- the LOC123183037 gene encoding uncharacterized protein isoform X2 → MKCVLDFHIPVLNEMPRHRDRDPNSAIPFSSEALGLFRCSRKGVTLLLKRQSFFSPREERIPCSLKSEHFLMHQLGQNVSYLQVMILLQLAAWVYSELAAAVPLVSLEDTDDRNAAMGSVNYHLDLADPLTSRSPVVSFCLRRWIAYSAPFVCRGNA, encoded by the exons ATGAAATGTGTGCTGGACTTTCATATCCCTGTGCTCAATGAAATGCCTCGCCATAGAGACAGAGATCCTAACTCTGCCATTCCCTTCTCTTCAGAAGCTCTTGGTCTATTTCGGTGCAGCAGGAAAGGGGTGACTCTGCTGCTGAAACGGCAGAGCTTTTTTTCTCCCAGAGAAGAACGGATTCCATGTTCTCTGAAGTCTGAACACTTCTTGATGCATCAATTGGGTCAAAATG TTTCCTACTTGCAGGTGATGATCTTGCTGCAACTTGCTGCCTGGGTTTACAG TGAGCTAGCTGCTGCAGTCCCGCTCGTTTCTTTAGAGGACACAGATGACAGAAATGCCGCCATGGGATCAG TGAATTACCATTTGGATCTCGCTGACCCCCTAACCTCTCGGTCGCCTGTGGTTTCGTTCTGTCTGCGGCGATGGATTGCTTACTCTGCTCCGTTTGTGTGTCGAG GAAATGCATGA